Proteins from a genomic interval of Spiroplasma diminutum CUAS-1:
- a CDS encoding MurR/RpiR family transcriptional regulator produces MKKSAYVFLLKNKDNNLLLKNIYELHSNKIDLNIEELAKISFLSKSSISRYFKKNGFDGFSEFKFLLTNEQPEEVLINNNFNLFEHQMIFKPIENTANLNQIKDFEKIHDLLLKANYNFILGAGANASVCYELKSRLDRFGYSAETNKDLHGLYARISNAKENDLLWVFSYTGETEELVKIVTLAKKRNLNIISITKKSNNTIEKLSSIKLYIDDSENLIRTLSIKSRMSMFYLISKLVLYIYSKDIKYYNQKLLDSLYK; encoded by the coding sequence ATGAAAAAATCTGCTTATGTATTTTTATTAAAAAATAAGGACAATAATTTATTGCTAAAAAACATATATGAATTACATTCAAATAAAATTGATTTAAATATAGAAGAATTAGCAAAAATATCTTTTTTATCTAAAAGTTCTATATCAAGATATTTCAAAAAAAATGGTTTTGATGGATTTTCTGAATTTAAATTTTTATTAACTAATGAACAACCTGAAGAAGTACTTATTAATAACAATTTCAATTTATTTGAGCATCAAATGATTTTCAAACCAATTGAAAATACTGCGAATTTAAATCAAATTAAGGATTTTGAAAAAATTCATGATCTATTATTAAAAGCAAATTACAATTTCATTTTAGGTGCAGGAGCAAATGCATCGGTTTGCTATGAATTAAAGTCTCGCCTAGATAGGTTTGGATATAGTGCTGAAACTAATAAGGATTTACATGGTTTATATGCAAGGATATCTAATGCAAAAGAAAATGATTTGTTATGGGTTTTTTCATATACTGGTGAAACTGAAGAGTTAGTTAAAATAGTTACACTTGCAAAAAAAAGAAACTTAAATATAATTTCTATAACCAAGAAATCAAATAATACTATAGAAAAATTATCAAGTATAAAATTGTACATTGATGATTCAGAAAATCTAATAAGAACATTATCAATTAAATCAAGAATGAGTATGTTCTATTTAATATCAAAATTGGTTTTATATATTTATTCAAAAGATATAAAGTATTATAATCAAAAATTATTAGATAGTTTGTATAAGTAA
- a CDS encoding amino acid permease, whose amino-acid sequence MKNKKMGYWTVLALTLTATIGSSLLITFSGVFLSVKQNPLLMILAWIIGGIIILPETFLMVEPSISFQENGTTYSWLRRANWKVLGFWFGWVLTLFVSATAIAGSCIALSGLVMGFLKNDNVYLLKFVAIMFLLVIGGTQIFVKNSSQISQIVFLVIKALPILFVLILALIYGTNDKLLSSESMKENLKGAYISSALLIPAITITMFSFSGTEVPTYVTAEIKEAEKTTPKVILSGVIIVIAIYLIYGIALLSLASSKDEMGNTIGGLWGFSKLPEWTKITFNVMAILLFIGSINSFLLYQTRLVEKMAQEKDLSKHFLKKSKWSSQPYMSMLVLIVAASLYIMFNQIMELLNYFALAVSALKILMTTNVIYLRKTDSKYKRVYKNWAFWLFVVFSYLTCLLTLVGAIMNMLLGLETNQIWKPIVVILLVISILPIGYLKYYIQNKNNVKNNNLD is encoded by the coding sequence ATGAAAAATAAGAAAATGGGTTATTGAACTGTTCTTGCTTTAACTTTAACAGCAACCATTGGTTCAAGTTTACTTATTACTTTTAGTGGAGTTTTTCTTAGTGTAAAACAAAATCCACTTTTAATGATTTTGGCATGAATAATTGGAGGTATTATAATTCTTCCAGAAACTTTTTTAATGGTGGAACCTTCAATTTCTTTTCAGGAAAATGGTACAACTTATAGTTGACTTAGAAGAGCTAATTGAAAAGTTTTAGGATTTTGATTTGGTTGAGTTTTAACATTATTTGTTTCTGCAACAGCAATAGCAGGAAGTTGTATTGCTCTGTCAGGTTTAGTGATGGGCTTTTTAAAAAATGATAATGTTTATTTATTAAAATTTGTAGCAATTATGTTTCTTTTAGTAATTGGAGGAACTCAAATTTTTGTAAAAAATAGTAGTCAAATAAGTCAAATAGTTTTTTTAGTAATTAAAGCATTGCCAATTTTATTTGTTTTAATATTAGCTTTAATTTATGGAACAAATGATAAATTATTGAGTAGTGAATCAATGAAAGAAAATTTAAAAGGTGCTTATATATCTTCTGCATTATTAATTCCAGCAATTACAATTACAATGTTTTCATTTTCAGGAACAGAAGTACCAACTTATGTAACTGCAGAAATAAAAGAAGCAGAGAAGACAACACCAAAAGTAATTCTTTCAGGAGTAATAATTGTTATTGCGATCTATTTAATTTATGGAATTGCACTTTTATCATTGGCTTCATCAAAAGATGAAATGGGAAATACAATAGGAGGTCTTTGAGGATTTTCAAAATTACCTGAATGAACAAAAATAACTTTTAATGTAATGGCTATATTATTATTTATTGGATCAATTAATTCATTCTTACTTTATCAAACAAGACTTGTAGAAAAAATGGCACAAGAAAAAGATTTAAGTAAACATTTTTTAAAAAAATCTAAATGGTCAAGTCAACCTTACATGTCTATGCTAGTTTTAATAGTTGCTGCTTCATTGTATATTATGTTTAATCAAATTATGGAATTACTTAACTACTTTGCTCTTGCAGTAAGTGCTTTAAAAATTCTTATGACAACAAATGTAATTTATTTAAGAAAAACTGATTCAAAATATAAGAGAGTTTATAAAAATTGAGCATTTTGATTATTTGTAGTTTTCTCATATTTAACTTGTTTATTAACTTTAGTTGGAGCAATTATGAATATGCTATTAGGTTTAGAGACAAATCAAATATGAAAACCTATTGTAGTAATTTTACTTGTCATTTCAATATTACCTATTGGATATTTAAAGTACTATATACAAAATAAAAATAACGTTAAAAATAATAATCTTGATTAA
- a CDS encoding alanine--tRNA ligase-related protein — MLKNFKGYSEFEITTKVSEFQNKDKFSLLFLEETVFFPESAGQIADKGVIIFEGQEYKILSLAIHEDKVVHKTELIENIQIGSEVIAKIDKHQRDLVSQNHSAAHLLFDTLREIYPTSVGKGYFNDETGLRIDMYIEDKINWSNIYELNNIVKRKMKTYADKEEFIVDAKTAKEVYNLSIEFNSKELEGDLRIVKFGDASIQLCSGTHVNSLIDIDEFVITSYESKGQSIYRFYAKTDIDEIQKVYKDFLYQDFNEISNLLKKYIKAERIYGKDQNLELLKYAWANLAEDGKKIDWVKYLKFNSLANDCRIQIPEYFVSIEQKKKDFLFKKYKDFEPTSTEEVNYFLIQENDLENKDLNFICDLILKNNPNSYVEIIDFGSKLYYCKSNSQISAIEKMNSHSLYNIKGGGNEKTAQGKIILPDLKNLLN, encoded by the coding sequence ATGTTAAAAAATTTTAAAGGCTATAGTGAATTTGAAATCACTACTAAGGTAAGTGAATTTCAAAACAAAGATAAGTTCTCTTTGTTATTTTTAGAAGAAACAGTTTTCTTTCCTGAATCAGCAGGACAAATTGCAGATAAGGGAGTAATTATTTTTGAAGGTCAAGAATATAAAATTTTGTCACTTGCAATTCATGAAGATAAAGTTGTTCATAAAACAGAGTTAATTGAAAATATTCAAATAGGATCAGAAGTTATTGCAAAAATTGATAAACATCAAAGAGATTTAGTAAGTCAAAATCACAGTGCAGCTCATTTACTTTTTGATACATTAAGAGAAATTTATCCAACAAGTGTTGGAAAAGGTTACTTTAATGATGAAACAGGTTTAAGAATAGATATGTATATTGAAGATAAAATCAACTGATCAAATATTTATGAATTAAACAACATTGTTAAAAGAAAAATGAAAACTTATGCAGATAAAGAAGAATTTATTGTTGATGCAAAAACAGCAAAAGAAGTTTATAACTTATCAATTGAATTTAATTCAAAAGAATTAGAAGGTGATTTAAGAATTGTAAAATTTGGAGATGCTTCAATTCAACTTTGTAGTGGAACTCATGTAAATTCATTAATTGATATTGATGAATTTGTAATAACTTCTTATGAATCAAAAGGTCAAAGTATTTATAGATTTTATGCAAAAACAGATATTGATGAAATTCAAAAAGTGTATAAGGACTTTTTATATCAAGACTTTAATGAAATAAGTAATTTACTTAAAAAGTATATTAAAGCTGAAAGAATATATGGAAAAGATCAAAATCTAGAATTATTAAAATATGCCTGAGCGAATTTAGCAGAAGATGGTAAAAAAATTGATTGAGTAAAATATTTAAAATTTAATTCACTTGCAAATGATTGTAGAATACAAATACCAGAATATTTTGTTTCAATTGAACAAAAGAAAAAGGATTTTTTATTTAAGAAATATAAAGATTTTGAACCGACTTCAACAGAAGAAGTTAATTATTTTTTAATTCAAGAAAATGATTTAGAAAATAAAGATTTAAATTTTATTTGTGATTTAATTTTAAAAAATAATCCAAATTCATATGTGGAAATAATTGATTTTGGATCAAAATTATATTATTGTAAATCAAATTCACAAATTAGTGCAATTGAAAAAATGAACTCCCACTCACTTTATAATATAAAGGGTGGAGGAAATGAAAAAACTGCTCAAGGAAAAATAATATTGCCTGACCTTAAAAATCTTCTTAATTAA
- a CDS encoding PTS transporter subunit EIIC, which translates to MLKQERIAKEILDIIKAENLISFTNCMTRLRITAKPNFDAEKLKTIDGVLGLVNPASDQFQIILGPGFVNKVATEFAKIAKIEASDLNENKINDVEFKTADEVGKDAKKQFRGDNKVSKFLSKISKVFTPLIPAFIGTGILSGIAGIIASSVNNNFEGHETLQSWNTILGVMLTILTSVFIIAVGWRMSEEWGANPGIGAIVAAMFAPIFGAVVAAVFVAVKVDGEGIVGYNFLGMFIKLENIEKNWFTIGFINYSINTQTAAKTAFLGAAHAGLIGAMMAVGVTIFIEKKFRTFMPGAIDTILTPVIVIFLMIFVNYFLLVPLAGYVFMGVAWFFEHLYINPFGAAFLAGIFLFAVAFGVHQGFLPVYFALIQETKVNGLFPILAMAGAAEVGSAIAMWIMAGKNSILRKQISGAIIPGILGIGEPLIYGISLPRVRPFIISCIAATVGGFYISALNTWFNLGIGMNAPTGPGGLTAAIMMTTVDGNVLQAVLIYLSALVLTYTSGILCTFFGYSKIARNGTDKMKSVYKKENSIKSKILYSFVFITLIGVIISWVVWWTKIDKDTKESISNYKLV; encoded by the coding sequence ATGTTAAAACAAGAAAGAATAGCAAAAGAAATTTTAGACATAATAAAAGCAGAAAATCTGATTTCTTTTACTAATTGTATGACTAGATTGAGAATTACTGCAAAACCTAATTTTGACGCTGAGAAATTAAAAACTATTGACGGAGTTTTAGGGTTAGTAAATCCAGCATCAGATCAATTTCAAATAATTTTAGGGCCAGGATTTGTCAATAAAGTTGCAACAGAATTTGCCAAAATTGCTAAAATTGAAGCAAGTGATTTAAATGAAAACAAAATAAATGATGTTGAATTTAAAACTGCAGATGAAGTAGGAAAAGATGCCAAAAAACAATTTAGAGGAGACAATAAAGTATCTAAATTTTTATCAAAAATTTCAAAAGTATTTACGCCTTTAATTCCAGCTTTTATTGGAACAGGAATACTTTCAGGTATCGCTGGAATTATAGCGTCATCTGTTAATAATAATTTTGAAGGACATGAAACACTTCAGTCATGAAATACAATTTTAGGAGTTATGCTTACAATTTTAACAAGTGTATTTATAATTGCTGTAGGATGAAGAATGTCAGAAGAATGGGGAGCTAATCCTGGAATTGGCGCTATTGTAGCTGCTATGTTTGCTCCAATTTTTGGAGCGGTTGTTGCAGCCGTGTTTGTGGCTGTAAAAGTTGACGGTGAAGGAATCGTTGGATATAACTTTTTAGGTATGTTTATTAAGTTAGAAAATATCGAAAAAAATTGATTCACAATTGGATTTATTAACTATTCAATTAATACTCAAACAGCTGCTAAAACTGCATTTTTAGGTGCAGCTCATGCTGGATTAATTGGAGCAATGATGGCAGTTGGAGTTACTATTTTTATTGAAAAGAAATTTAGAACATTTATGCCAGGAGCAATTGATACAATTTTAACTCCTGTTATAGTAATCTTTTTAATGATTTTTGTAAATTACTTTTTATTAGTACCTTTAGCAGGTTATGTATTTATGGGGGTTGCTTGATTCTTTGAGCACTTATATATAAATCCATTTGGAGCAGCTTTCTTAGCTGGAATATTTTTATTTGCTGTTGCTTTTGGAGTACACCAAGGTTTTTTACCAGTATACTTTGCTTTAATTCAAGAGACTAAAGTTAATGGTTTATTTCCAATTCTAGCAATGGCAGGAGCAGCTGAGGTTGGATCTGCCATTGCTATGTGAATAATGGCAGGTAAAAACAGTATTTTAAGAAAACAAATATCAGGTGCTATAATACCTGGTATATTAGGAATTGGAGAGCCACTAATATATGGTATTTCACTTCCAAGAGTTAGACCGTTTATAATTAGCTGTATTGCAGCAACTGTTGGTGGTTTTTATATAAGTGCATTAAACACTTGATTTAACCTTGGTATTGGAATGAATGCTCCAACTGGTCCTGGAGGATTAACTGCTGCAATCATGATGACAACAGTTGATGGAAATGTTTTACAAGCAGTTTTAATATATTTATCTGCATTAGTTCTTACATATACTTCAGGAATTTTATGTACATTTTTTGGCTATTCAAAAATAGCAAGAAATGGGACAGATAAAATGAAATCTGTTTATAAAAAAGAAAATAGTATAAAATCAAAAATTTTATATTCATTTGTTTTTATTACCTTGATAGGTGTAATAATAAGTTGAGTTGTTTGATGAACAAAAATTGATAAAGATACAAAAGAATCAATATCAAATTATAAACTAGTTTAA
- a CDS encoding DNA-methyltransferase yields MKNTIKNISCHKLFEEMKSLKVTVDLVITDPPYNISKDNNFNTIGRTGIDFGMWDYGFDQVTWIREVTPLIKKNGSIIIFNDWKNMGLISQALEECGFEVKDLVRWIKNNPMPRNTERRYVTDFEWAIWAVKKGAKWTFNIDKSIDKYLRPEFRLPIPSGGSRRIHPTQKNLQLIEELIKIHSNAGDLILDPFSGSGTTAVACKRNDRYFICSEIDKEYYKKSLQRLENEK; encoded by the coding sequence ATGAAAAATACTATTAAAAATATATCATGTCATAAACTTTTTGAAGAGATGAAGAGTTTAAAAGTAACAGTAGATTTAGTTATAACTGATCCTCCATATAATATTAGTAAGGATAATAATTTTAACACTATCGGTAGAACTGGAATAGATTTTGGAATGTGAGATTACGGTTTTGATCAGGTTACTTGAATTAGAGAAGTTACTCCCTTAATTAAAAAAAATGGATCGATCATTATATTTAATGATTGAAAAAATATGGGTCTTATATCTCAAGCTCTTGAAGAATGCGGTTTTGAAGTGAAGGATTTAGTAAGGTGAATAAAAAATAATCCAATGCCAAGAAATACTGAAAGAAGATATGTAACGGATTTTGAATGAGCAATATGGGCAGTAAAAAAAGGAGCTAAATGAACTTTTAATATTGATAAAAGTATTGATAAATACTTAAGACCAGAATTTAGATTACCTATCCCGTCAGGGGGTAGTAGAAGAATTCACCCAACCCAAAAGAATCTTCAATTGATTGAAGAATTAATAAAAATTCATTCAAATGCTGGTGATTTAATACTTGACCCATTTTCTGGTTCAGGAACTACAGCAGTTGCTTGTAAGAGAAACGATAGATATTTTATTTGTTCAGAAATTGATAAAGAGTATTATAAAAAGTCTTTACAGAGGTTAGAAAATGAAAAATAG
- a CDS encoding DUF2130 domain-containing protein, which produces MQKLLINCPECKKDIDLLSLGNRDSESVIEYKKHIEEDLRKNIEVEITNRLKETYSLELESQRKDLNLEKQNEISILKSTIENLTRDLQEVKSNNLRDIKELEIQLESRFVQEKQKELLEKNNRIQELELQAKSIDKLNEQKIKSIQLELNSNFEKEKSQLERKLTKFELDLKNIENEKQLMLNKRELELKAKYESVISTKEIEITDLKIANATNRILNNKTKGENWENEVELELRKLAASTGDEVHKITRTGTKADFLQVVREKELDLGKIVFECKNGEWKDTWEPKLTEDMAKEGANYAILVATSTSEKFKVPFLVSQKNKNILIADPDNFVFVCAMVRRLIIIESNLREKTDNNEVFERFNSWKLKSFETFKGIIQKSLDGIESDERTIINKVEDIKKNRERLWRNWQTLMLDFIEDFKI; this is translated from the coding sequence ATGCAAAAATTATTAATAAATTGTCCAGAGTGTAAAAAAGATATAGATCTTTTATCGCTTGGAAATAGAGATTCTGAAAGTGTTATTGAATATAAAAAACATATAGAAGAAGACTTAAGAAAAAATATTGAAGTTGAAATAACAAACAGATTAAAAGAAACTTATAGTTTAGAATTAGAATCTCAAAGGAAGGATTTAAATCTTGAAAAACAAAATGAAATTTCTATTTTAAAAAGTACAATTGAAAATTTAACAAGAGATTTACAAGAAGTCAAAAGCAATAATCTAAGAGACATTAAAGAATTGGAAATCCAACTTGAATCAAGATTTGTACAAGAAAAACAAAAAGAATTATTAGAAAAAAATAATAGAATTCAAGAACTTGAATTACAAGCAAAATCAATTGATAAATTAAATGAACAAAAAATTAAAAGTATTCAATTAGAATTAAATTCAAATTTCGAAAAAGAAAAGTCTCAATTAGAGCGAAAACTAACTAAATTTGAACTAGATCTAAAAAATATTGAAAATGAAAAACAATTAATGTTAAATAAACGGGAATTAGAACTAAAAGCAAAATATGAGTCGGTAATTTCAACAAAAGAAATTGAAATTACCGATTTAAAAATAGCAAATGCAACAAACAGAATTTTGAATAATAAAACAAAAGGTGAAAACTGAGAAAACGAAGTTGAATTAGAACTAAGAAAATTAGCAGCTTCAACTGGTGATGAGGTTCACAAAATTACAAGAACAGGTACTAAAGCAGATTTTTTACAAGTTGTAAGAGAAAAGGAATTAGATCTAGGAAAAATTGTTTTTGAATGTAAAAACGGTGAATGAAAAGATACTTGAGAGCCAAAATTAACAGAAGACATGGCAAAGGAAGGTGCAAATTATGCAATTCTTGTTGCAACAAGCACTAGTGAAAAATTTAAAGTACCATTTTTAGTATCACAAAAAAATAAAAATATCTTAATAGCTGATCCAGATAACTTTGTATTTGTATGTGCAATGGTAAGAAGATTAATAATAATTGAATCTAATTTAAGAGAAAAAACTGATAATAATGAAGTATTTGAAAGATTTAATTCATGAAAATTAAAATCATTTGAAACTTTCAAAGGAATTATTCAAAAGTCACTTGATGGAATTGAATCTGATGAAAGAACAATTATTAATAAAGTAGAAGATATCAAAAAAAATAGAGAAAGATTATGAAGAAACTGACAAACTTTAATGTTGGATTTCATAGAGGATTTTAAAATTTAA
- the murQ gene encoding N-acetylmuramic acid 6-phosphate etherase encodes MKKINLLNITTESINLNSKNIDLKSTFDILQTINNEDKLIALAVEKELDVIAKTVDEIYKRVSNNGKVFYIGAGSSGRIGVLDASEMLPTYGVGDMFYGIMAGGDIALRLPVEGAEDDEQLAINDLENCNINKNDVVFAIGASGRTPYCISALKYAKQKNALAISLSMTKDSEFKMHSDIAIEIDSGPEVVTGSTRMKSGTATKMVLNMISTTTMIKFNKVYDNLMVDVIATNIKLENRCINIIKSICKIEDENLIIETLKKANMQVKPAIIMILKDVDYIKAITLLNLNNNNLRTIIEN; translated from the coding sequence ATGAAAAAAATTAATTTATTAAATATAACAACAGAGTCAATAAATTTAAATTCAAAAAATATTGATTTAAAGTCTACATTTGACATTTTACAAACAATAAACAATGAAGATAAATTAATAGCTTTGGCTGTTGAAAAAGAACTTGATGTAATAGCAAAAACTGTTGATGAAATTTATAAAAGAGTTTCAAATAATGGTAAAGTATTTTATATAGGAGCTGGATCTTCAGGGAGAATTGGTGTTTTAGATGCCAGTGAAATGCTTCCAACATATGGAGTTGGAGATATGTTCTATGGAATAATGGCAGGTGGAGATATCGCTCTTAGATTACCTGTTGAAGGTGCAGAAGATGACGAACAACTTGCAATAAATGATTTAGAAAATTGCAATATCAATAAAAATGATGTAGTTTTTGCAATTGGAGCAAGTGGAAGAACACCTTATTGTATTAGTGCATTAAAATATGCTAAACAAAAAAATGCTTTAGCTATTTCTTTATCAATGACAAAAGATAGTGAATTTAAAATGCATTCAGATATTGCAATTGAAATAGACAGTGGTCCTGAAGTTGTTACTGGAAGTACAAGAATGAAATCAGGAACTGCAACCAAAATGGTTTTAAACATGATTTCAACAACTACAATGATCAAATTTAATAAAGTTTATGATAATTTGATGGTGGATGTTATTGCAACAAATATTAAATTAGAAAATAGATGTATAAATATTATTAAGTCAATTTGTAAAATTGAAGATGAAAATTTAATTATAGAAACATTAAAAAAAGCAAATATGCAAGTTAAACCTGCAATTATAATGATTTTAAAAGATGTTGATTATATAAAGGCTATTACACTTCTTAATTTAAATAATAATAATTTAAGAACTATAATAGAAAATTAA
- a CDS encoding Dam family site-specific DNA-(adenine-N6)-methyltransferase has protein sequence MKNSFIKSPINYLGNKNRLLEKIYLQLPFKVNNFIDVFSGSGTVSINSSANKIFLNDIDRNMILFLKIFYENTPDFINNKIIEIITNYKLVSDKSNLNKIDLVNYNRNFYLNLREDFNKDKDIFKLFVLILYSFNNQIRFNKNGDYNIPVGKSIYNKNVENKIFKYCELIKKKKCEFYNLHFSNFIEKILLMQLNTEDTIFYFDPPYLITTATYNKIWNENEELKLLSYLDMLNKREYKFMLSNVIISNGKRNNILKNWIEKNKYKVIEVNVKYDNSNYQRKNKGNTLEVIIKNF, from the coding sequence ATGAAAAATAGTTTCATAAAGAGTCCAATTAATTATCTTGGAAATAAAAATAGATTATTAGAAAAAATATATTTACAATTGCCTTTTAAAGTTAATAATTTTATAGATGTTTTTTCTGGATCAGGTACAGTATCAATTAATTCTTCAGCTAATAAAATTTTTTTAAATGATATTGATAGAAATATGATACTATTTTTAAAAATATTTTATGAAAATACACCAGATTTTATAAATAATAAAATTATTGAAATAATTACAAATTATAAATTAGTTTCCGATAAATCAAATTTAAACAAAATTGATTTAGTGAATTATAATAGAAATTTCTATTTAAATTTAAGAGAAGATTTTAATAAAGATAAGGATATTTTTAAATTATTTGTTTTAATTCTTTATTCATTTAATAATCAAATTAGATTTAACAAAAATGGAGATTATAATATTCCTGTTGGTAAAAGTATTTATAATAAAAACGTAGAAAATAAGATTTTTAAATATTGTGAATTAATTAAAAAAAAGAAATGCGAATTTTATAATTTACATTTCTCAAATTTTATTGAAAAAATTCTTTTAATGCAATTGAATACTGAAGATACAATATTTTATTTTGATCCACCATATCTTATTACAACAGCTACATATAATAAAATTTGAAATGAAAATGAAGAACTAAAATTACTTTCTTATTTAGACATGCTTAATAAAAGGGAGTATAAATTTATGTTATCTAATGTTATTATAAGTAATGGTAAAAGGAATAATATTTTGAAAAATTGAATAGAAAAGAATAAATATAAAGTCATTGAAGTTAATGTAAAATATGATAATTCAAATTATCAAAGAAAAAATAAGGGTAATACACTTGAAGTTATTATTAAAAATTTTTAG
- a CDS encoding alpha/beta hydrolase translates to MTRKTKLYKYNFFRIIFTIILFPIIVIWSKKLFKSYRDFCYIYPRFGEFTNKANKFHPKKVNTFEYHLWDLDKMNLNFSTFNEKNLEEFELETEKGKISCLKAVNKISNKWVIGLHGWTEDKYLALRLVHHFYDKGYNVLTFDAFAHGKSYGQYTDIGFSSIEMIDQIIVNLKEDYQIDSIGLIGNSMGASTSLLYSQVGVNKDLITWVIADCGFSNIKFQYRYYLQNNFFKKSWWLTSFGYTNKFSKITKTNQNKYNLLKNMNLNKNTPVFFIHAIGDTFIPYEMSLDMYNKKIEFEIESISSIWTPQGSEHVSVIADYYDLYIEKTLNFAIKGEEKKYEK, encoded by the coding sequence ATGACAAGAAAAACAAAACTTTATAAATACAATTTTTTTAGAATAATCTTTACAATTATTCTTTTTCCAATAATTGTTATTTGATCAAAAAAGTTATTTAAATCTTATAGGGATTTTTGCTATATTTATCCTCGTTTTGGAGAATTCACAAATAAAGCAAATAAATTTCATCCTAAAAAAGTTAATACTTTTGAATATCATTTATGAGATTTGGATAAAATGAATTTGAATTTTTCAACTTTTAATGAAAAAAATTTAGAAGAATTTGAACTTGAAACAGAAAAGGGAAAAATAAGTTGTTTAAAAGCTGTAAATAAGATCTCAAATAAATGAGTCATTGGTTTACATGGCTGAACAGAAGATAAATATTTAGCTTTAAGACTTGTTCATCATTTTTATGATAAAGGTTATAATGTTTTAACTTTTGATGCATTTGCACATGGTAAAAGTTATGGTCAATATACTGATATTGGATTTTCAAGCATAGAAATGATTGATCAAATAATAGTAAATTTAAAAGAGGATTATCAAATTGATTCAATTGGATTAATTGGAAATAGTATGGGAGCTTCAACTTCATTATTATATTCACAAGTTGGAGTTAATAAGGATTTAATAACTTGAGTAATAGCAGATTGTGGTTTTAGCAATATTAAATTTCAATATAGATATTATTTGCAAAATAATTTCTTTAAAAAATCTTGATGATTAACAAGTTTTGGATATACTAATAAATTTAGCAAGATTACTAAAACTAATCAGAATAAATATAATTTATTAAAAAATATGAATCTAAATAAAAATACACCAGTATTTTTTATTCACGCAATTGGCGATACATTTATTCCATATGAAATGAGTTTAGATATGTATAATAAAAAAATTGAATTTGAAATTGAAAGTATCAGTTCAATTTGAACACCACAAGGATCTGAACATGTTTCTGTAATTGCTGATTATTATGATTTATATATAGAAAAGACTTTAAATTTTGCAATAAAAGGAGAGGAGAAAAAATATGAAAAATAA